One stretch of Penaeus monodon isolate SGIC_2016 unplaced genomic scaffold, NSTDA_Pmon_1 PmonScaffold_7092, whole genome shotgun sequence DNA includes these proteins:
- the LOC119571594 gene encoding 60S ribosomal protein L23-like gives MSKRGRGGTAGGKFRISVGLPVGAVMNCADNTGAKNLYIISVSGIRGRLNRLPAAAVGDIVAATVKKGKPELRKKVHPAVVVRQRKPYRRKDGVFIYFEDNAGVIVNNKGEMKGSAITGPVAKECADLWPRIASNAGSIA, from the exons GACGTGGAGGTACCGCGGGAGGAAAGTTCCGCATTTCTGTGGGACTCCCTGTCGGGGCAGTCATGAACTGCGCTGACAATACAG GAGCCAAGAACTTGTACATCATCTCCGTATCTGGTATTAGGGGTCGTCTCAACCGTCTGCCAGCTGCTGCTGTAGGTGATATTGTTGCTGCCACTGTCAAGAAGGGAAAGCCTGAATTgaggaagaaag TGCATCCTGCAGTAGTAGTCAGGCAGAGGAAACCATACCGTAGGAAGGATGGTGTCTTCATATACTTTGAAGATAATGCGGGagttatagtaaataataaaggagaaatgaaag GCTCGGCCATCACTGGTCCAGTAGCAAAGGAGTGTGCTGATCTGTGGCCAAGGATTGCCTCCAATGCTGGCTCTATTGCCtaa